The following coding sequences are from one Streptomyces sp. NBC_01485 window:
- a CDS encoding sugar kinase, with amino-acid sequence MTASLPHQAASPEEPPRPPEDRRHVIRRRALTLLIIVLLIGVPAGYLVISANQSRDSGKDKEAKYSATGLTAAWPSKVQRRLYQVPIPHPSNQVAYYETNNWKTSRLYVQFQTTQAGLDQFLADIGVSRADLKRGDIAISARDQQITGWKFTGPGSRPGDDFGIVRAQENPDPTLDVVVNTGNAIYPFVYVVSRTVP; translated from the coding sequence ATGACAGCATCGCTGCCCCACCAGGCCGCGTCCCCCGAGGAGCCGCCCCGCCCGCCGGAGGACCGCCGCCATGTGATCCGCCGCAGAGCGCTCACCCTGCTGATCATCGTGCTGCTGATCGGTGTCCCGGCCGGCTACCTGGTGATCTCCGCCAACCAGAGCCGCGACAGCGGCAAGGACAAGGAAGCGAAGTACTCGGCGACCGGTCTGACCGCGGCCTGGCCGTCGAAGGTCCAGCGCCGCCTGTACCAGGTGCCGATCCCGCACCCTTCCAACCAGGTCGCCTACTACGAGACGAACAACTGGAAGACCAGCCGCCTCTACGTGCAGTTCCAGACCACACAGGCCGGCCTCGACCAGTTCCTCGCGGACATCGGCGTCAGCCGGGCCGACCTGAAGAGGGGCGACATCGCCATCAGCGCCCGCGACCAGCAGATCACCGGCTGGAAGTTCACGGGCCCCGGCTCCCGCCCCGGCGACGACTTCGGCATCGTCCGCGCGCAGGAGAACCCCGACCCGACGCTGGACGTCGTGGTGAACACCGGCAACGCGATCTACCCCTTCGTCTACGTCGTCTCGCGCACCGTGCCCTGA
- a CDS encoding SDR family oxidoreductase: MDLELASGALLEGGDPVTYVNGEEAAEDVVGAVQALGRRAAALRADAADPAEAAGAVDRTVRALGGLDVLVNNAGVGVLGPLAELALSDVDRVLAVNVRGVFLASQAAAGRMPDGCGRIITIGTCMTQRVPGPGGTLYAMSKSALVGLTKALARELGPRGITANLVHPGPIDTDMNPADGPYAAGQTTMTALGRFGTAQEVAATVAHLAGAAYVTGAEFAVDGGHAA, from the coding sequence GTGGACCTGGAGCTCGCCTCCGGTGCGCTCCTTGAGGGCGGTGACCCGGTGACGTACGTGAACGGCGAGGAGGCGGCCGAGGACGTCGTAGGGGCCGTCCAGGCGCTCGGGCGGCGGGCGGCGGCGCTGCGCGCGGACGCGGCGGACCCCGCGGAGGCGGCCGGAGCGGTGGACCGTACGGTGCGGGCGCTGGGCGGGCTCGACGTGCTGGTGAACAACGCGGGCGTCGGCGTCCTCGGTCCGCTGGCGGAGCTCGCCCTCTCCGACGTCGACCGGGTGCTGGCCGTCAACGTGCGCGGGGTGTTCCTGGCCTCGCAGGCGGCGGCCGGGCGGATGCCGGACGGCTGCGGCCGGATCATCACGATCGGCACCTGCATGACCCAGCGGGTGCCCGGTCCCGGCGGGACGCTGTACGCGATGAGCAAGTCGGCCCTGGTGGGACTGACCAAGGCCCTGGCCAGGGAGCTGGGCCCGCGCGGGATCACGGCGAACCTCGTCCACCCCGGCCCGATCGACACGGACATGAACCCGGCGGACGGCCCGTACGCGGCCGGTCAGACGACGATGACCGCGCTGGGCCGCTTCGGGACGGCGCAGGAGGTGGCGGCGACGGTCGCGCATCTGGCGGGGGCCGCCTACGTCACGGGCGCCGAGTTCGCCGTGGACGGCGGACACGCGGCGTGA
- a CDS encoding response regulator transcription factor codes for MRADDEAGAEAEAMAAVDTADAVDDTARPASGFTRHRWLLPSAVVAGLDPDTERPGRPHRRTARDRVVDFCCFLLAVAVGRGLSNADIAADLFMSVATVKAHVSRILAKLDLNNRVQIALLAYDAGLLEDGTGDGH; via the coding sequence ATGAGGGCAGACGACGAGGCGGGGGCAGAGGCGGAGGCCATGGCCGCCGTGGACACCGCTGACGCCGTTGACGACACGGCACGGCCGGCGTCCGGGTTCACCCGCCACCGGTGGCTGCTGCCGTCCGCCGTGGTCGCGGGGCTCGACCCCGACACCGAGCGGCCCGGCCGGCCGCACCGGCGCACCGCACGCGACCGGGTCGTCGACTTCTGCTGCTTCCTCCTGGCCGTCGCCGTCGGCCGGGGACTGTCCAACGCGGACATCGCCGCCGACCTGTTCATGAGCGTCGCCACCGTCAAGGCCCACGTCTCCCGGATCCTGGCCAAGCTCGACCTCAACAACCGGGTGCAGATCGCCCTGTTGGCGTACGACGCGGGGCTCCTGGAGGACGGGACGGGGGACGGGCACTAG
- a CDS encoding GntR family transcriptional regulator produces MQLELRVDRSSPVPLYFQLAQQLEAAIEHGLLTPGSLLGNEIELAGRLGLSRPTVRQAIQSLVDKGLLVRRRGVGTQVVHSQVKRPLELSSLYDDLEAAGQRPATTVLVNIMVPASAEVAAALAVPEGSDVHRVERLRLAHGEPMAYLCNHLPSGLLDVHTGQLQATGLYRLMRTAGITLHSARQSIGARAATPAEAERLAEHEGAPLLTMQRTTFDDTGRAVEFGDHIYRPTRYSFEFQLLVRP; encoded by the coding sequence GTGCAGCTCGAACTCCGTGTGGACCGAAGCTCTCCGGTGCCGTTGTACTTCCAGCTGGCCCAGCAGTTGGAGGCCGCTATCGAGCACGGCCTGCTCACCCCCGGCAGCCTCCTGGGCAACGAGATCGAGCTCGCGGGTCGCCTCGGCCTGTCCCGGCCGACCGTCCGCCAGGCGATCCAGTCGCTCGTCGACAAGGGCCTCCTCGTCCGCCGCCGAGGCGTGGGCACGCAGGTCGTGCACAGCCAGGTCAAGCGCCCGCTGGAGCTCAGCAGCCTGTACGACGACCTGGAGGCGGCCGGGCAGCGTCCGGCGACCACGGTCCTGGTCAACATCATGGTCCCGGCGTCCGCCGAGGTCGCGGCGGCGCTCGCGGTGCCCGAGGGCAGCGACGTCCACCGGGTGGAGCGGCTGCGGCTGGCGCACGGGGAGCCGATGGCGTACCTGTGCAACCACCTCCCCTCCGGCCTGCTCGACGTGCACACCGGCCAGCTCCAGGCCACCGGCCTGTACCGCCTGATGCGGACCGCCGGGATCACCCTGCACAGCGCCCGCCAGTCCATCGGCGCCCGCGCCGCCACCCCCGCCGAGGCCGAGCGGCTCGCCGAGCACGAGGGCGCCCCGCTGCTGACCATGCAGCGTACGACCTTCGACGACACCGGCCGGGCGGTGGAGTTCGGCGACCACATCTACCGGCCGACCCGCTACTCCTTCGAGTTCCAGCTACTCGTACGCCCCTGA
- a CDS encoding Gfo/Idh/MocA family protein, producing the protein MRIGVIGTGRIGTIHANTLSRHREVGSLILTDADHARAQELAYRLGETAAPGVDEIFRWGVDAVVITTATSAHAELIGRAARSGLPVFCEKPIALDLAGTLQAIAEVETAGTILQMGFQRRFDAGYAGARKAVRSGRLGRLHTVRALTSDESAPPAAWLSASGGIYRDALIHDFDCLRWVTGREVTDVYAAGSDAGPAMFREAGDVDTAAAVLTLDDGTLATATATRLNGAGYDVRMELAGELDQIVVGLDDRTPIASTEPTGPPAADKPWTGFLERFEPAYEAELIAFVDVVRGERPNPCNGHEALQALRIAEACERSRRERRAVWLAEIPETSGGG; encoded by the coding sequence ATGCGCATCGGGGTCATCGGGACGGGCCGCATAGGCACCATTCATGCGAACACACTCAGCCGTCACCGCGAGGTCGGATCCCTCATCCTGACGGACGCGGACCATGCGCGGGCCCAGGAGCTCGCGTACCGGCTGGGTGAGACGGCTGCCCCGGGGGTGGACGAGATCTTCCGCTGGGGCGTGGACGCCGTGGTGATCACGACGGCGACCTCGGCCCACGCCGAACTGATCGGTCGGGCAGCACGCTCGGGGCTTCCGGTCTTCTGCGAGAAGCCGATCGCCCTGGATCTGGCGGGGACCTTACAGGCGATCGCCGAGGTCGAGACCGCCGGAACGATCCTTCAGATGGGTTTCCAGCGCCGCTTCGACGCGGGGTACGCGGGGGCCCGGAAGGCGGTGCGTTCGGGGCGGCTCGGGCGGCTGCACACCGTACGGGCACTGACGTCCGACGAGTCGGCGCCGCCGGCCGCGTGGCTGTCGGCGTCCGGCGGGATCTACCGGGACGCGCTCATCCACGACTTCGACTGCCTGCGCTGGGTCACCGGGCGCGAGGTGACGGACGTGTACGCGGCCGGGTCCGACGCCGGGCCCGCGATGTTCCGCGAGGCGGGGGACGTCGACACGGCCGCCGCCGTCCTCACCCTCGACGACGGCACGCTCGCCACGGCGACGGCGACGCGGCTGAACGGCGCGGGGTACGACGTCCGCATGGAGCTGGCCGGGGAGCTCGACCAGATCGTCGTCGGCCTGGACGACCGCACGCCGATCGCGTCCACCGAGCCCACCGGTCCGCCGGCCGCGGACAAGCCGTGGACCGGGTTCCTGGAGCGCTTCGAACCCGCGTACGAGGCGGAACTGATCGCGTTCGTGGACGTCGTACGCGGCGAACGCCCCAACCCCTGCAACGGCCACGAGGCCCTCCAGGCCCTACGCATCGCGGAGGCCTGCGAGCGGTCCCGCCGGGAGCGCCGGGCGGTGTGGCTCGCGGAGATCCCGGAGACGTCGGGGGGCGGGTGA
- a CDS encoding dihydrofolate reductase family protein, whose translation MDGPYDVLGRLLAVHVRHRVTALKERTGGELQVHGSGALARSLFAQDLVDTVHLLTFPVVLGSGLRLFAEGALPTAFRHTGGLITAAGVSVQTYDLQGRPRYGSYELPDNG comes from the coding sequence CTGGACGGCCCCTACGACGTCCTCGGCCGCCTCCTCGCCGTTCACGTACGTCACCGGGTCACCGCCCTCAAGGAGCGCACCGGAGGCGAGCTCCAGGTCCACGGCAGCGGCGCCCTGGCCCGGTCGCTGTTCGCGCAGGACCTCGTGGACACCGTTCACCTGCTGACGTTCCCGGTCGTGCTCGGCTCCGGCCTCCGGCTCTTCGCCGAGGGCGCCCTGCCCACCGCGTTCCGGCACACCGGCGGCCTGATCACCGCCGCGGGCGTCTCCGTCCAGACGTACGACCTCCAGGGCCGTCCGCGCTACGGCTCGTACGAACTCCCGGACAACGGCTAG
- a CDS encoding ROK family glucokinase gives MSTYGNFSAPIGSRRAPALRTVGTRERRSHLTAPRVPTVGIDIGGTKVMAGVVDADGNILEKVRTETPDKSKSPKVVEDTIVELVLDLSDRHDVHAVGVGAAGWVDADRNRVLFAPHLSWRNEPLRDRLSGRLAVPVLVDNDANTAAWAEWRFGAGRGEDHLVMITLGTGIGGAILEDGQVKRGKYGVAGEFGHMQVVPGGHRCPCGNRGCWEQYSSGNALVREAREMAAADSPVAYGIIEHVKGNIGDITGPMITELAREGDAMCIELLQDIGQWLGVGIANLAAALDPSCFVIGGGVSAADDLLIAPARDAFKRQLTGRGYRPEARIVRAQLGPDAGMVGAADLARLVARRFRRAKRRRVERYERFERFTDAARRTQDTA, from the coding sequence ATGAGCACCTACGGCAACTTCAGCGCCCCCATCGGTTCCCGCCGCGCCCCCGCACTCCGCACCGTGGGCACGAGGGAGCGCCGCTCGCACCTCACCGCGCCCCGGGTACCGACCGTCGGCATCGACATCGGCGGCACGAAGGTGATGGCGGGCGTCGTCGACGCCGACGGCAACATCCTGGAGAAGGTCCGCACGGAGACCCCGGACAAGTCCAAGAGCCCGAAGGTCGTGGAGGACACGATCGTCGAGCTGGTCCTGGACCTGTCCGACCGCCACGACGTGCACGCGGTCGGCGTCGGCGCGGCGGGGTGGGTCGACGCGGACCGCAACCGCGTCCTGTTCGCGCCCCACCTGTCCTGGCGCAACGAGCCCCTCAGGGACCGTCTCTCCGGCCGCCTGGCGGTGCCCGTCCTCGTCGACAACGACGCCAACACCGCCGCCTGGGCGGAGTGGCGGTTCGGCGCGGGCCGCGGCGAGGACCACCTCGTCATGATCACGCTCGGCACCGGCATCGGCGGCGCGATCCTGGAGGACGGCCAGGTCAAGCGCGGCAAGTACGGCGTCGCCGGCGAGTTCGGCCATATGCAGGTCGTGCCCGGCGGCCACCGCTGCCCGTGCGGCAACCGCGGCTGCTGGGAGCAGTACAGCTCGGGCAACGCGCTGGTCAGGGAGGCGCGCGAGATGGCCGCCGCCGACTCTCCGGTGGCCTACGGGATCATCGAGCACGTCAAGGGCAACATCGGCGACATCACCGGCCCGATGATCACCGAGCTGGCCCGCGAGGGCGACGCCATGTGCATCGAGCTGCTCCAGGACATCGGCCAGTGGCTCGGCGTCGGCATCGCCAACCTGGCCGCCGCCCTCGACCCGTCCTGCTTCGTGATCGGCGGCGGCGTCTCGGCCGCCGACGACCTGCTGATCGCCCCCGCGCGGGACGCGTTCAAGCGCCAGCTCACCGGCCGCGGCTACCGCCCCGAGGCCCGGATCGTCCGCGCCCAGCTCGGCCCGGACGCCGGCATGGTCGGCGCCGCCGACCTGGCCCGGCTGGTCGCCCGCCGCTTCCGGCGCGCCAAGCGCCGCCGCGTGGAGCGCTACGAGCGCTTCGAACGGTTCACCGACGCGGCGCGCCGCACCCAGGACACGGCATGA
- a CDS encoding ribonuclease, with the protein MRFPPRITRIGASAAILSALLVGGTVSATTAHAAVGSICYGDLPSQAYDTLELIEQGGPFPYSQDGVVFQNREGVLPSKSTGYYHEYTVKTPGSSTRGARRIVTGKKTDEDYYTADHYATFDLVDYGC; encoded by the coding sequence ATGAGATTCCCCCCACGCATCACCCGCATAGGCGCCTCGGCCGCCATCCTCTCCGCCCTGCTCGTCGGCGGCACCGTCTCCGCCACGACGGCGCACGCCGCGGTCGGCAGCATCTGCTACGGCGATCTGCCCTCCCAGGCGTACGACACGCTCGAGCTGATCGAGCAGGGCGGCCCGTTCCCGTACTCCCAGGACGGGGTGGTCTTCCAGAACCGGGAGGGCGTGCTGCCCTCGAAGTCGACCGGTTACTACCACGAGTACACGGTGAAGACCCCCGGGTCGTCGACGCGCGGAGCGCGCCGCATCGTGACCGGCAAGAAGACCGACGAGGACTACTACACGGCGGACCACTACGCCACGTTCGACCTGGTCGACTACGGCTGCTGA
- the alc gene encoding allantoicase gives MTAIESFTGDANPYGGGDPYADYRTADFPFTQYTDLADRQLGAGVIAANDEFFAERENLLVPGPAEFDPERFGHKGKIMDGWETRRRRGASDDHPWPTAEDHDWALVRLGTPGVIRGIVVDTAHFRGNYPQAVSVEGTSVAGSPSPGELLGDDVKWTTLVPRTAVGGHAANGFSVSAEQRFTHLRVNQHPDGGIARLRVYGEVVPDPAWLAALGTFDVVALENGGRAEDASNLFYSPASNTIQPGRSRKMDDGWETRRRRDQGHDWIRYRLAAQAQIRALEIDTAYLKGNSAGWATVSVKDGESGEWTEILPRTRLQPDTNHRFVLPAPAVGTHARVDIYPDGGISRLRLFGSLTDTGTAALTARHQELGG, from the coding sequence GTGACGGCGATAGAGAGCTTCACCGGCGACGCGAACCCCTACGGCGGCGGCGACCCGTACGCGGACTACCGCACCGCCGACTTCCCCTTCACCCAGTACACCGACCTCGCCGACCGGCAGCTCGGCGCTGGCGTCATCGCCGCCAACGACGAGTTCTTCGCCGAGCGCGAGAACCTGCTGGTGCCGGGGCCTGCCGAGTTCGACCCCGAGCGCTTCGGGCACAAGGGCAAGATCATGGACGGCTGGGAGACCCGCCGCCGCCGCGGTGCGTCCGACGACCACCCCTGGCCGACCGCCGAGGACCACGACTGGGCGCTGGTCCGCCTCGGCACGCCCGGCGTGATCCGCGGCATCGTCGTCGACACGGCCCACTTCCGCGGCAACTACCCGCAGGCGGTGTCCGTCGAAGGCACCTCGGTGGCGGGCTCCCCGTCCCCCGGGGAACTGCTCGGCGACGACGTGAAGTGGACGACGCTGGTCCCGCGCACGGCCGTCGGCGGCCACGCGGCGAACGGGTTCTCCGTGTCGGCGGAGCAGCGCTTCACACACCTGCGGGTCAACCAGCACCCCGACGGCGGCATCGCCCGCCTGCGCGTGTACGGCGAGGTCGTCCCCGACCCCGCGTGGCTGGCGGCGCTCGGCACCTTCGACGTCGTCGCCCTGGAGAACGGCGGCCGGGCCGAGGACGCCTCCAACCTCTTCTACTCCCCGGCCTCCAACACCATCCAGCCGGGCCGCTCCCGCAAGATGGACGACGGCTGGGAGACCCGCCGCCGCCGCGACCAGGGCCACGACTGGATCCGCTACCGCCTGGCGGCCCAGGCGCAGATCCGTGCCCTGGAGATCGACACGGCGTACCTGAAGGGCAACAGCGCCGGCTGGGCCACGGTCTCGGTCAAGGACGGCGAGAGCGGCGAGTGGACGGAGATCCTCCCGCGCACCCGCCTCCAGCCCGACACCAACCACCGCTTCGTCCTGCCGGCCCCGGCCGTCGGCACGCACGCGCGCGTGGACATCTATCCCGACGGCGGCATCTCCCGCCTGCGCCTGTTCGGCTCCCTCACGGACACGGGCACGGCGGCCCTGACCGCCCGCCACCAGGAACTGGGCGGCTGA